From Malaclemys terrapin pileata isolate rMalTer1 chromosome 15, rMalTer1.hap1, whole genome shotgun sequence:
AACGGCGGCGGAGACGGCCGTTGGGAGTGGGCAGGAGCCGGTAACGGTCGTTGCGTGAGGACGGGACCGGAGTTTCTCGGGCACGGGACAGgtacggggggaggaggggcccgCCCGGCTGTCAGCCCCGCCCGCTCTGCAGGGCCCGGGACGGTGAGGCTCTGGCGAGACGGCGACTCGCCTACGGTCACCGGGCAGGGCCCTGCGCGAGGCGGGGCTGGACCTTATCGGCCCTGATTCCACCTCAGCTCTGCCCCGGCTGCTAGAGCGCGGCTCGTGGGgcgagcggggggggggcgctgttcCTCGGCTGGCCCTGGGCgatggtgctcggggtggcccgCACTGAACACGGCCTCAGGTCCGCCTTGTCCCGAAGTGCCAAACCCAGGTCCTCGCTCAGGGCCTCGGGCCCGGTGATGGACTGGAGAACACTGGGCGCTTAGGCTCACCGAGGCGTGTCATTGTACTGGGCACTGTACAaccgctctcccccgccccctagCTCTGTAACCCCCCAGGCCTTTCCTCAGAAGGGCCCCCCTGCGTGGATCCGGGGTAGTGCTGGTGATTCTGGGCTAGCTAGAGGCTCCGCTCTTATCTGCATTGCCCAATCCTTTACAGCAGGGAAAGGGGTAGAACCTCGTCCCCTATGAGGGTAACATGTAAGATGGTCTTCTAATATATGTGAGACTGAGCCTCTGTTTCGCTGCACTATCTCAGGTATAGCACCAGTCTGGACCATGGCAAGAGATGTTCTAACTCCCCTGGCACCGCTGACATCGTAGTGTAGATTGGGCCGGAGATGATTCTGAATCATATAGCTCCAGCAGGGTGCTGACTGTCCTACTACCTTCTTCTGAAACCTAAAACAAAGGTCTTTGCTACTTATGGTAATTAAACTAGCTCCGGAAGTTAGAAGCTTTACCGCGTTAGAGCCACTTGTCCCCGTAAATCCAGGGCAAGTTTTTAGAAAGGTGTGGATGGAGCCAAATGTGTGGCTTCTTCCACCCATCTATTTATGGCAAAAAAATGTCCAGCACAAGTTTGGAGTGCATAAGCTGTTTTGTCTTTTATAGCTCACTTTATGCATTGAGAGTACTGAAGTAAACCATCTGAAAAGCaacagtcttaaaggtgccacaggaccctctgttgctttttacagattcagactaacacagctacccctctgacatcTGAAAAGGTGGCTTTTGGGTAAAAAATGCACTGTTCTCCTTGACAGACTTATGTTGCTGAACATGTAGTTTCAGACTCAACCACTGCTGCATCCTCAAACtttcaaatatttaattataCTTTCCTGTATACCTGACATTTCACTCCTTAAAACGGTATCAAATGCTGTGATTGAATCTAGCAGGCTGTTGCCCTATAATTATAGGAGTTATGAAACGTAGCTTTTCAACAAACCAACATAGTGCTGGAGGAGTTTTAAGGCATATTCACATTCCTGGGTAGGGCTGCTTCACACGTGGACAAGAAGTCCAATACAGAGAAATCAAGTCTCTCTGTATACTAGGATGCTGGTATTCCTAGGGCAGGATGGAGCTAGTTGAGGAAGAAGCCATAGTTCAAATGAACATAGTCCTAGTGATGTCAATGTTCGTTTCTATGAGTGTGTAAGAAGGGAAGCAGTTGCAAGACTGCTTAGAGGAttggtgcctaaattcctttaaagACAGGGTTGAGGACCTGTGGTAGGTACCTTTCCCCAATACCAGGTATTATACTTTTCACTAGTTATCAGTGTGGCTCACTCCTTTGGGATTGTGGGCAGAACTTTCTGTTGAGTCGCATCAATTTCCTTCCAGTGCATCTCTTCTAAAATTGTAGTTTAATTACAGTGTCATGAAGGTGCTGGTTTCCTTcataggggaaaaaataaagcatttgAAACAACTAGTAAAATTCATCTGAATGCTAAATTAGTCAATCTCTAGTTTAAAACTGAAAAGTGTTTAATGATCTGATTCAGAAATTAAGACATTGCCGCATCCTGACATGACTATTCTACTATTGCCTTTCAATTCTTCTCCTGCAGTACGGGCTCTTCCTTTCCAAAATAATTTATCCAgccttctctgcctctcctgctgtccatcccACCCAATATTTGTAATTGGGACAAGTGTTTCATCTGAAATTGTATCCTATGTTTCTAGAAAAAGCTGATTATTTCTGACATGATTCTTTTAGTGAACTTTCTTTCAAACTTCCTTGCTCCCTAGTTTCATGCTGACACTTAAGTGCCTGGAGGTAGTCTCCATGAATAGCACTGTTACCCAAAGCGTTTACACTTCCACAGAGCTGTAGCCTCTAAGTATCTCACCTTTCTCAATTAAATAAAGCCTGCAGGAATGAAGGGGAAGGAACCTACAACATTCCTGGGTTCCtccaaagcagtggttctcaaacttgggctgccacttgctcagggaaagcccctggcaggccgagctggtctgtttacctgccacatctgcaggttcagccgatcgtgcctcccactggccgcggttcgccgctcccgaccaatgggggctgttggaagggcagccagcacatcccttgtcctgcagtgcttcctgcagccccccttggccaggagcggtgaaccgcagccagcaggagccgcaatcagctgaacctgcggatgcggcaggtaaacaaacaggcccagcctgccaggggctttccccgaacAAGCGatggcccaagtttgagaaccactgctccaaagCACTTGCCATACTTCCTACTTTTGGGTACTACCCACCAGAATGCACTCTGGGTGGCAAACAGGAGCCTGGCAGCAGTTGCTGAGACAGCACTTTACCCAGGGAGCTGGCTGAAAACGGACCCTGGCCAGGGTACTAACTGGTTCTCTCTGCAACTCTTCCATGTGCAAAGTGCTTAAGCAGAAAGTGCAGCATGAAAGGGCTGAAGAAATTGAGGGATGAAAGGAAATAATGGTGGCCCCTTAGAGTAGGGGTTTTCACTTTCCTAGTCTGGATCACACTTATACTGTCTCAACCACTTGTCCTCAATTACATGGGGCACCACCTCTTCCATTTAATCACATGATATTCCTGTGGCAAATACAGCAATTGCTtgcatggaaaagtaatattcgCTACTTTTAATGCATTTTAGCAGCTGGTAAAAAGGAGGTAAAACAAGTACCATATGCCCAGCATGTTTCATGGAcctgtttgagaacctctgcactatATCATTGTACAATAGTTCTTTGGACAGTGCCCtggaaattaatattttaaaaaagtaggtGCAGAATTGCAGCTTTAAAAGGATTCCTCTCCTCTgtgcccttcctcccacccccaaatgctTCCTTTCCTAAAATCCTAGGGGACCACTTCCACCCCATCACTGAAAGATGGTCCTGCTTCTGTGATCAGGTGGCAAGGTCTCGTTTAGAGCTCTTGGACTGTGTCCACACAGACCCGCTTGGCAGCTTGTCCCGGAACCTCACTATCTTTTTCTGCACTGTCATTGTGGCCTCTCTTTGTTTCTAGGTGCTCCTCTTTGTCTGCTCCAGTCTCTTTCTCCCTGCAGTGTGGCAGCTCAATACGTCCCCTGCGCACAAAGTGATTGATCCGGGACTCCAAACCTTCGCACTTGGGACGAGCCAGCAAAGGTTTGTAAGTGCGGGCCTTCACCCCCTCGATGAAACTGCTGACCTGGTTGTGGACTGGGGGCTTCACCTCTCTCCAGAGGACCATTCTGTCCTTCTCTGGGCCTGTAACATACAAAAAAGTCAGATGCTAGAATATCTCAAACAACCCAGGCTACTCATTTCAGGAATTAGCCTTTATCCCTACATGACTTTGATTTGTTAGGCATACTCTCAGAACAATTTTCCTACCTGGCCCTGTGGGTATGACAGCAGAGTCTAGCCCCTGTAACATGTTATATAACATGTGAGTTTTGACTGCATGATTGGCCCAGAGTTGCTGTAGATGAGTAACATTAAACTCCTGAACTTCTTGGTCGTAGATCCACTGGATGTTTTCAAACTCGCAGTCATACAGAACCAGAGGAAATTCCACTGCCATGCTGCAGAGAGGAAAGGAGGAGACATTACCTAACCGTGCACAGTCAGCAGgaagttaaaacaaaatgatgCAGTGACTTGGGAAAAACCTAGAACACAAGACTGCAGATCCAATGTGAtggcactgatttcagtgggaaagaTGATGACTAGCTCACTATCTTGTATAAGAGCTGTCAAGTCAGCAGCTCCTTGAACTTATGAGTAATGCTTACATTTTTACTAGATCCTAAGGAATAAGACCCATCAAGCATGTCATGTTCCTTGCCTGAAGAGCCAAAGTTTAAACACTGAGGCAACAGGAAAAGTAGTTTCTCAAGGGCATGTTTTGGAGATTAAGAGGGTATGTTAAGTAGCAGGCTGCCACTGGAATTATTGTCTTCCATATCACTCTAGGGTTGATAGTGACAGGCTGCTTGGATGTTGATAGGAAGCGTGGCAGGGGCACTTACGGCACTAGATTCAGAAACAGGGACTAAGCTGCGTAAATTCTTTAAGGTAAAATTCTGAGGATTTGTCTTGGTAATTCTTGCCTGTACTGTGGTTTTCGAGGGTTCTTCTCTACATCCAATAGCTCATCAATAATCTCTGGATTCTCCATACTCTGTCCAATTAGCAAGAGGATTGCCATCATGCAACGGACTTGATGATAGAGGAATGCCTGGCCTGTGACTTCAAACTGGTACAGTTGGAAAGGGTCCTGTAGCCCAGTTTCCCCTCTTCTATCCACCAGCTGCACCTGTGCTGTGAGAATAGTCCTTTGGAAGTTTGTCACGCCATTGGCTACATCCATCTTGCACAAGTTCCGGAAGTCATGGGTCCCCACATATTTTTGGGCTGCAGCATTCATGAGGGCCACATCTAAATCTGCACGAGGGAAAAAATAGCGATAGGTCCTCTTGAGGCAGCTGAATCTAGCACTGAAGCTGGGCTCTACAGGGGCCCAGGCCAACACGCGTATGTCAGGAGGGAGCACCCGATTTAGGATATGGGTGTAGCGGATTTCGTTGGCAGGACTACTGGTTTTGTCTTCCAAGCCACCCTCATGACCATTCACTTTCTTTCCCTCTGAAAGGTTTGAGCGAAGGTCCAGGGAAATCACCTGTAGGATTGGAAAAAGGGGATTACACTCTGACTCCCTCAAAATAGGCAAAGCAAGCTTCCAATTACACTCCGTTTTAAAGTAAACAAATTCAAGACCTCTGGAAGAGACACTGATCTTCTGGTTTGCTTTAATAGCTAGACCTAGGAGTAGTCCCTATTGAAGTGTGTagttgcagctgctggaggtggTTGGAGTGAGCTAACAGTTTCCTGCACTGTTATCTATTTGGTGATCGACTAACAGCCCTCAAAGTCCTAGTAATCCATGGACTATATAGGTATCTTGGAATACTTTCAACCTTGACTTGGAGGAAACATACTCTGATGGCAACTGAGCTCAGTTCCATGGCTAACTCACTCCTTAACCTCAACAAGGGTGCCAATTTGTGGTGTTTTATACAGACAATTGTCCACTAGGCACTGGCATCAGATCAACTTATTGGTAGACTGTGGCTAGTCTATATGCAAACAAAAACTGCTTTTGGCCCTTATCAAGAAGGTTTGGGTTCAACCCACTGACAGAAGTGGGCGTTTAACCCATTGACATGACCGTATCCTGTTATGTTCTGACTGAAGTGTACAGTCTAAAGCCTTGTCTAAACACAGTTGTACTGTTAACTATACCAATATTGTTAAAGTGGTACAGTCCTCCCAGCGTTCATGTAATGGTTTAAAGGTGCTTACTCGCCTTCTCTAGaggaatagctatactggtaaaaCTGCCTCCACACTAGGGGTTATGCTGAGTTTACTAGTTAGTTAAAAACCCCACACTCCTAACCATAGTAGTTAACCAGTACAAAGGCAATATGTAGACAAGACCCAAGTCAACTGGAGACCATTCTGATTTGTTTCacgagggttttttgttttttaaaggaataagaATTTAACCAGGTCAACATGTGTTAATGACTGTTTGGGACACTTGGTGCAGTTGTAATTTTGCTTAGCATTGTTCTAAGTTGCAcactaatggcttgtctacatgggctTCTTGTGTGGATACTTACTCCACAATACGAGTGCCTTTGTGCTGAGTGAGTGCCCATGCAGGGAGTTAGTACAGAAGAGCACTGCACTTTAAAGTCACACACCCTCACTTATTTCACAATGtcttctccatgtagacaagcctgaagTGTCTTCCATCATTCATGTCCATTGTGAATTGTTGACTAAATGCATTGCTGAGCACAAAGTTAACTATGGGCTCTCTCTGCAGTGTCCTTTTACATACTAGGAATGCTCCTTaccatgtaaaaagcaacagagggtcctgtggcacctttaagactaacagaagtattgggagcataagcttttgtgggtaagaacctcacttcttcagtcttgcatctgaagaagtgaggttcttacccacgaaagtttatactcccaatacttctgttagtctcaaaggtgccacaggaccctctgttgctttttacagattcagactaacacggctacccctctgatacttggctccTTACCATGTTCATTTTCAGATCAGAGTGAAAAATCAGTATCTTTTTAGATTGGTCCAGTGATTTTATCCCCTGTGCTTGACACGAGCTTTGTCATAAAGCCTGTTGAATTATCCTAAAGGACTGTACACCCTCCACCTAGATTTCACAGCACAATTAAGGCAAAATCTTTCATATCTGCAAGAGCGGGGAGAACTTGCAGCCTCAGGTACCGACCTGTCCAAATGCACTGACCCCCTTGTCTGTCCGTCCACAGCGATGATAATTGGAAGTCTGCCTATTGTCTACCAGCCGGGTCTTGCTTAGTGCCTCAAACAGTTTTTCTTCAATGGTGTTGCTGGTGTTCTCCTGGCTGGCAAAGCCCTGGTAACCCCAGCCCAGGTAGGCAATCTTCAGTGCCACATGTCTCCGGCCATAGGCACTAAAATCAAATGGCCGCTGCTGGCGTTTCTTAGTTTTCCCCAGTGCTGAAGGGTTGCTTTTTATGTCTGTGCCCTCCTTGCCCTCCAAGAGTTTCTCTTGCAGTCTCTTCACTTCTTCCTCCAGTTCCTGCACCCTCTTCAGTAGTCCCTCTCCTTTATCTTTTTCCACACCCATTTCTGCCATACTGAGAATTCCTGTGAATTATCCCAGTTGGGAGGCGTTGGTAGCTCCTCAGTGTCTGCAGAAGAAGACAATAAGGAGATAAGCAAATCTGAGTGTCTCTTTACTTCCTGTTAGATTTAGTATAAATCTGCCTCTGGCATTTACCCATCTGAGAATTTACTTCACATACTGGCTTTGGCTTTCTAACATTTCTCAGTGTCCTACATTTCCCATGTTCTGACCTAGCATATGGCCGGCTGGGCTTAGCTGTgacaacttttccttattcagtgTAATTAATCCGTTCAACGCTTCTAATCTCATCCCTCATTCCATTTACTGTTATAACATCAGATCTACTGCGTAGGCCCAGTCACATCTATACCAAGCTTTCATGTAGTCTTTTGGGGATGTGTACAGAGCTGCCAAGCAACAATCCGCATTTTCAACAGCCCCCTGCTCTACTAGAATCAGCATGTGAGGCAACTTGTTAATGTCTGTTGTTAGTCTTACGGAACCATCTGTTGTAATGTCATCTTTCCTTCAAAATAGCTTCTTTTGACACTATTAAAGCTCAAGTTTTCAAAGCTGTCGAATGGATTCGGTGCCCAGTTGCTCTTAGAATTAATGTGAATTAGGTATCCAAATCCCCGAGGTGacttggaaaatctcagcctaaatgtTCCCCCAGCTTGGCTTCTACTATGGACTGAAGTCTCATAGTATGCAATTCAACTGCAGTCTCCAGCTTTGCCTTAGGTAAGACTTTGGTATCAAGATGACCTCCCAGAGGTGGGCCTTTTCATTATCTGTGCTAGTAAAACATTTCTAGGGTGCCCCCTTGGAGTCAGCACAGCTAGTAAAATAGTTATTAAACAACTGTCCTTGCTCACACAAGGCAGAATCACACTAGAAAATGTTACTAATActcccccccctacccccccccaagTTCAGACCAAACCAAAGAGTGAATCTTATTCTGCCTCATCCTTAGCTATTACCTTAGTAACTGTCCCTTGTGCTAGGATAACTAATCCATATCAATTACCCCTTTGCTGTTTGAATACCACTGCAAATTCTTTTATGGCACAATTCTAATATTTGCTTCAAAAGGGACATTAGGGCATGACTACATGATAGGTAGCTATTTGCATCTGACATATAAAAGCATCTGTAGGGAAGTATCATTCAAAGTGAGGGGTAAATTTGGGTATCCATAAAGGATTCTGATTGGACTACTCTTTTCAGTTTCACTAGCTCTTACTCATTTGTTTAAATCCCTTTTTAGCATTCAGATGGTCACTGGTAAGTGGTCTAGAGTCTGATTTTAATGTTCACCAAGTATCTTTCCAGTGGTAGCCATGTtcatctgtatcagcaaaaaaacccaacaaccacggagtccttgtggcaccttagagactaacaaatttatttgggaaagcttatgcccaaataaacttgttagtctctaagatgccacaaggactccgcgtgtgtgtgtgtgtgtgtgtgtgtgtgtgttttttgctaAGTATCTTTTGTATCTTAGTCAGTTCAGATGTACTAAGAACTTAATTACAATTTACTCTTGCAGAATAAGTGACAATCAATCGAGCCCAGGTGAAATCATGGAGGCACTGATAGGACCAGATCGGTATAGATGGGCCACTATGAACCATAAAGAGCggatggcagcagcagctgctatggCCTTTACCCAACTTTGTGCAGAGCAAGGAGATGGCGATAGCCTGAGAGGAACCTATGCTCCAACCCAGTATGACCCCTATAGTAAAGCATCTGTGACTTCTGGGATCAGGCCATCTCTTCATCTGTTGATGCGGCACCATCAGGCAGAACACAGCATGCAACCAGAGACCCTCTCAGAGGGACCTAGAGGACCCAGGAAGCCAGTGATGAAGAGGAAAGTTCTGAGGCGGATGCCTGATGGAGAGGTACATGTGTCTGATGAATCAGTCACCAGTGAACCAGAAACCAGTGCTGAAAGTGACCCTGAGATCTCAGACCTGAGACTGAGACTGCTCCATCTACACCCCCACCAGGAAGACACCGCGTCAGAGGTGGAAAGCGAGCCGAACCACAGTTCCCATGGAAAGTTTTACTTGGATCTTCCTCGTCGCAGTGGCTCTCATGGAGACCCTCCATTTCTTCCTAGGGATTGCCATGGTCAGGGCTCTCCAGTTTACGAACAAGACTTGATCATGGCTGGACAACCAAAATCCTTCATTCCTCCAAGATTAGAGCAGCAAGGCCGTAATCGTGGGAAGATTGACCGGGTAGCCCGGTACTTTGAGTATAAGCGGGACTGGGAGTCATTCCGGATACCAGGGGAGGATCACAGGAAGGAATTGCGCTGGGGCATTCGGGAACAGATGCTCTACAAGCCTGACCTCCCAACCAGGTCTCAACACATCTATGTCCCCAACAACTATCTGGTGCCTACAGAAAAGAAGAGATCTGCCctgcgctggggggtgcgctgtgACCTGGCAAGTGGCCTCATTCCCAGGAAGAGCTCCTTTCCTTCATAGTTATCTAGAGTCTCTTCAACCCCCATCCACAGGACTATCCATCCCTTAGTGCCAATCAAAGATCTACCTGCTCTGCACAGGCACATTGCATCATTCTTAACTCTTTGTTCCTTCTAGAGATCCTGAATAAGTCAAGTTGACTCTAAAATCTCATTTGTGCTTCTAGACAAAGGAGGTTGATTGTGGTAGAAAACAGCTTTACCTGCCAGCTTCCTGAATATTTGTATTGAAACACATCAGTTGCCTGCCTAttagcaaggcctgcagagcTTCTCCTTGAGTAGACTATTGCATCAGAAGCTGCTCAAAGTGGATATAATGAAAATAATCAACCTCCAGGAATCTTCTATGCTCATGGGAATAACCAATATCACTAGTTCTATTTTTTGCCCTTGCTCCTGTGGACGAATTGCTGTGATGCTATCGATGGTGTTTTATTTATGGCTTCTGGGTgatgcatttattttaataaagtgcGTGAAAGGATCTGTTGTAGTTCTGTGGATTAATTAGAAACACTTCTGATTAGCTTAAGAGAGAACTTTCCTAACCCAGTCTAGGGCAAGTAACTATTCCATGCATTTGTCTATGCCTTTACATtcgtaggccttgtctacactgcagagttttgtcaCCAAGAGTGGCACTGCAGTGCCTCCATGAGGCTTTTATCTTGTATTTTTAAGAGGCAGCTGTCTGCCACTTTAAGTTGCCAAGGCACTTTCTGTAGATAGAAGCATTTGCCATGGTGTCCTTAGCCAGCCCAGTACCAGAATAatttgtctcagtctataaagGTCTTTAGGAGCCTCTGGGATGGAAGAGGTTAGAACTTGAATATTAATTTCAGTGTATAAAATGCATCTATCCAGTGTTCTGGAGGTGCCGCATGGTTCACAGGATAGAACAAGGAAGTgaggaaatctgggttctgtgcctagctctgccattgacttgctgtatgactttgggcctcagtttcaccatctataAGACAGGGATTCGGAGTcttacactgcattgtaaaatgCTTAGTAACCACAGATCAGAGTGCCACAGAGCTGTGTGTGATTCAGCACAAACATGCACATCCAATGTACTAAAGGTAAGAGAGCCCTTCCCACCCCAGCAGAAATATCAATTCCCTCGGCCACCTACTGTGAAAGAGAAGGCCTCTAGACCTCCCAACCCCTTGACTTTTTCCAGCCAAGAAGGAAGATCGCTCGCTAAGAATACCCTCCCCGCcgcaccccacccctccctttaAACCTGGAGGCTGTTCGCTCACTACTGCTACCACTACACGTCCCGAGGAGCGATTGTTCCCGGTCTCATGCAGCCTTGGACCGGCCTCTCTCCCACTGGAGAGAGCGAGGGTTTCAAGCCTGCCCTATTTCTCGCCCTGGCGGGATCGGAGAGCGCGAATCCTGCATTGCCAAGTGACCCCGTGCCAGGCAAACCAACCTCCCCGACAGGCGAGTTAGCCCTGCAACGCGGCGCCTACCTC
This genomic window contains:
- the PUS3 gene encoding tRNA pseudouridine(38/39) synthase, with amino-acid sequence MAEMGVEKDKGEGLLKRVQELEEEVKRLQEKLLEGKEGTDIKSNPSALGKTKKRQQRPFDFSAYGRRHVALKIAYLGWGYQGFASQENTSNTIEEKLFEALSKTRLVDNRQTSNYHRCGRTDKGVSAFGQVISLDLRSNLSEGKKVNGHEGGLEDKTSSPANEIRYTHILNRVLPPDIRVLAWAPVEPSFSARFSCLKRTYRYFFPRADLDVALMNAAAQKYVGTHDFRNLCKMDVANGVTNFQRTILTAQVQLVDRRGETGLQDPFQLYQFEVTGQAFLYHQVRCMMAILLLIGQSMENPEIIDELLDVEKNPRKPQYSMAVEFPLVLYDCEFENIQWIYDQEVQEFNVTHLQQLWANHAVKTHMLYNMLQGLDSAVIPTGPGPEKDRMVLWREVKPPVHNQVSSFIEGVKARTYKPLLARPKCEGLESRINHFVRRGRIELPHCREKETGADKEEHLETKRGHNDSAEKDSEVPGQAAKRVCVDTVQEL
- the HYLS1 gene encoding centriolar and ciliogenesis-associated protein HYLS1, translating into MEALIGPDRYRWATMNHKERMAAAAAMAFTQLCAEQGDGDSLRGTYAPTQYDPYSKASVTSGIRPSLHLLMRHHQAEHSMQPETLSEGPRGPRKPVMKRKVLRRMPDGEVHVSDESVTSEPETSAESDPEISDLRLRLLHLHPHQEDTASEVESEPNHSSHGKFYLDLPRRSGSHGDPPFLPRDCHGQGSPVYEQDLIMAGQPKSFIPPRLEQQGRNRGKIDRVARYFEYKRDWESFRIPGEDHRKELRWGIREQMLYKPDLPTRSQHIYVPNNYLVPTEKKRSALRWGVRCDLASGLIPRKSSFPS